A stretch of the Lineus longissimus chromosome 12, tnLinLong1.2, whole genome shotgun sequence genome encodes the following:
- the LOC135497231 gene encoding putative nuclease HARBI1 — translation MDAPVVVEFAAEEDAEAGQEVPRGVLCVFKDRSNPLEEYTDRAFIRRYRISKDSFRYVLDLIGPQIEHPTRRNRALLPIEQLAVALRFYAFGCFQIEFGDSSGVSQATCCRVVRRVSEAICGWKERFIRFPTTAEEKRVVMQGFYEIAEFPGVIGAIDGSHVAIVSPGGADAIRFINRKRYYSLNCQFVCNHLMMFTYVVARWYGSAHASRIFEESRLFRQFDSGANRGILLGDPAYTCRPYMMIPIRNSRTPAETRYNTAQRRTRGLIKRAYGMLKKRLHSVGDSDVR, via the coding sequence ATGGATGCGCCAGTTGTGGTCGAATTCGCTGCGGAAGAAGACGCAGAGGCTGGGCAGGAAGTGCCGCGTGGCGTTTTATGTGTCTTCAAGGACCGTAGTAACCCTCTGGAAGAGTACACTGATCGGGCATTTATAAGGCGATACAGAATATCAAAGGATTCATTTCGTTATGTTCTTGACCTAATTGGACCCCAGATAGAGCATCCCACGAGAAGGAATCGAGCCCTTCTTCCGATAGAGCAACTTGCTGTTGCACTCCGGTTTTATGCTTTTGGTTGTTTTCAAATCGAATTTGGGGATTCAAGTGGTGTCTCGCAAGCTACGTGTTGTCGTGTGGTACGTCGTGTTTCCGAAGCGATCTGTGGATGGAAGGAACGCTTCATCCGGTTTCCGACCACAGCGGAGGAGAAACGGGTGGTGATGCAAGGGTTCTATGAAATTGCCGAGTTCCCAGGCGTGATTGGCGCTATCGACGGATCCCACGTAGCAATCGTGAGCCCAGGAGGTGCCGATGCTATACGATTCATCAACAGGAAGCGATACTACAGCTTGAATTGTCAGTTTGTTTGCAATCACCTGATGATGTTCACATATGTGGTTGCACGATGGTACGGATCAGCTCACGCTTCGAGAATTTTTGAAGAGTCTCGTCTGTTCAGGCAATTTGATAGTGGGGCAAATCGTGGAATCCTACTCGGGGATCCAGCCTATACTTGCCGACCCTATATGATGATACCGATTCGTAATTCAAGAACACCCGCGGAAACGAGATATAACACAGCGCAAAGAAGGACAAGAGGTCTGATAAAAAGAGCGTATGGCATGTTGAAGAAACGACTCCACTCTGTTGGCGACTCCGATGTCAGGTAA